TCCCCCTTCTCCTTCAAACGGGTCGGCGGTGCCTTCGGAGTTGGAAGCAATCTCCTCAGCGTTTGCCTCGCCGTGTGAATCCTCTGTAAGATCCTCTTCAGGACCCTTCTCTTTTGAAAGATCTTCGTTCATTATTTAACTTTCCTGACTGCCACTTTCTATGGAGTCTACCACCCAAGCAGGCGACGGATTACCAGGGTCAGTATCTGGTCGATCGTTCCTATGAACACGGTCACAACGAAAGTGGCGATTATGACCAACTTTGTGGATTCCTTCAGTTCGTCACGGGTGGGCCATGTGACTTTCTTCATCTCACCCTTCATCTCACCGAAGAATTTACCGATTTTCTTTATCATTCCGATCTCCGATCGATTGCACAACCGCATTGTAACGGCTGTCTATCGTACATCCACTGATTGAGTCGCATATTCTTCAGACCCTGAAAACACCTTTTA
The sequence above is drawn from the Candidatus Latescibacterota bacterium genome and encodes:
- the secE gene encoding preprotein translocase subunit SecE, translating into MIKKIGKFFGEMKGEMKKVTWPTRDELKESTKLVIIATFVVTVFIGTIDQILTLVIRRLLGW